One Halorientalis litorea DNA segment encodes these proteins:
- a CDS encoding PGF-CTERM sorting domain-containing protein, which translates to MGNFEHNGRLAVATLLALVGGVLVLASVAAATPGIQNPSQAPDSEVFEGTSDGQIEVWERFAFGLRTEDTGAATQVPYPTDVIGATGFGEKSLIATFGLNRNPAGTHTAGSSVPVTFDDGRANSGDLNGQARVDVVAARITGSGEGFPNSASDTIDLLSDIDNANENASFEMVENEVSLDPNGELSTSFTPSQSGQYVLLLASHEAGADGFETGASDPSLGIASDNISVDGDIVILGTDQLSVQAQQNSVSVADNTVGSTLNFNVDASGAFAGSPDVTHVVALYDRDRFENSRFELKVDETALGPNFDLSTDSTLNHSIRNVTGVADVEDGIAINGEELADGRVARTVGAGQTVDFIVEDITGDPPATNAIRRGGESNTEFETLDASVTGVTNSSPTATVSVETFSNFTTGDYRYVVYTMGDDDSSVASTATGTVSLAAASTGGGGGGGGGGGGGGDDGGVDDPVSPTETATETDTPGSGDSTTTAADETETEPDTETADETETEPDTETAGDTETEPPTTTETSGPGFGIAVAFVAVLVAALFVRRRD; encoded by the coding sequence ATGGGTAACTTCGAGCACAACGGGCGACTTGCGGTCGCTACGTTGTTGGCGTTGGTCGGCGGTGTACTGGTGTTAGCATCTGTCGCGGCCGCAACTCCCGGCATTCAGAACCCCTCACAAGCCCCAGATAGTGAGGTTTTCGAGGGGACGAGCGATGGACAGATAGAGGTCTGGGAGCGGTTCGCCTTCGGCCTCCGCACCGAGGACACGGGCGCGGCGACACAGGTCCCGTACCCCACTGATGTGATCGGTGCGACAGGGTTCGGAGAGAAGTCCCTCATCGCCACGTTCGGGCTGAATCGGAACCCCGCGGGGACACACACCGCTGGGAGCTCGGTTCCGGTGACCTTCGACGACGGCCGAGCCAACTCGGGCGACCTGAACGGGCAAGCCCGCGTCGACGTCGTCGCCGCCCGGATTACCGGGAGCGGTGAAGGGTTCCCGAACTCAGCGTCCGACACCATCGACCTACTGAGTGACATCGACAACGCGAACGAGAACGCGTCGTTCGAGATGGTCGAGAACGAAGTCTCGCTCGACCCCAACGGCGAACTGTCGACGTCGTTCACGCCGAGCCAGTCCGGACAGTACGTCCTGTTGCTCGCATCACACGAGGCAGGCGCGGACGGGTTCGAGACGGGCGCGTCGGACCCGTCGCTCGGCATCGCGAGCGACAACATCTCCGTCGACGGTGACATCGTCATCTTGGGAACGGACCAGCTCTCCGTGCAGGCACAGCAGAACTCCGTCTCCGTCGCCGACAACACCGTCGGCTCGACGCTCAATTTCAACGTCGACGCCTCGGGAGCGTTCGCCGGGTCGCCGGACGTGACCCACGTCGTCGCACTCTACGACCGCGACCGGTTCGAGAACAGTCGGTTCGAGCTGAAAGTCGACGAAACCGCACTCGGCCCGAACTTCGACCTCTCGACTGACAGCACGCTCAACCACTCTATTCGGAACGTAACCGGTGTCGCCGACGTCGAGGACGGCATCGCCATCAACGGTGAGGAACTCGCCGACGGGCGCGTCGCCCGGACGGTCGGTGCCGGACAGACTGTCGACTTCATCGTGGAGGACATAACTGGCGACCCGCCGGCGACGAACGCAATCCGTCGCGGGGGCGAGAGCAACACCGAGTTCGAGACGCTCGATGCCTCCGTCACCGGTGTCACAAACTCCTCGCCGACGGCGACGGTGAGCGTCGAGACGTTCAGTAACTTCACCACCGGGGACTACCGGTACGTCGTCTACACGATGGGCGACGACGACTCGTCGGTCGCGAGTACCGCCACCGGCACCGTGTCGCTGGCCGCTGCCAGCACTGGCGGTGGTGGCGGCGGCGGTGGCGGCGGTGGCGGTGGCGGCGATGACGGCGGCGTCGATGACCCCGTCTCACCGACCGAGACGGCAACCGAGACGGACACACCCGGTTCCGGTGATAGCACCACGACGGCGGCCGACGAAACCGAGACCGAACCCGACACCGAGACGGCCGACGAAACCGAGACCGAACCCGACACCGAGACGGCTGGCGACACCGAGACCGAACCCCCAACCACGACGGAGACGAGTGGCCCCGGATTCGGCATCGCTGTCGCTTTCGTCGCAGTCCTGGTTGCCGCCCTCTTCGTGCGGCGGCGGGACTGA
- a CDS encoding DUF7553 family protein, translated as MNKHFEDARYYLKRAGETAKKGVEEELEPVEQRFKELTGDDGAEPEAGRLADVRSDLAEIQERAEGEAKEAIADARERIDQYRDDE; from the coding sequence ATGAACAAACACTTCGAAGACGCGCGGTACTATCTGAAGCGAGCGGGCGAGACGGCCAAGAAAGGCGTCGAGGAGGAGCTCGAACCGGTCGAACAGCGGTTCAAGGAACTGACCGGCGACGACGGCGCGGAACCGGAAGCGGGCCGATTGGCGGACGTGCGGTCGGACTTGGCCGAGATTCAAGAGCGGGCCGAGGGCGAAGCCAAGGAGGCTATCGCCGACGCCCGCGAGCGAATCGACCAGTATCGCGACGACGAGTAA
- a CDS encoding MBL fold metallo-hydrolase gives MFTRLPVPTPFQVGPVNAYLTERTLVDPGPDSEEAWSHLLDELDERGLVPADIERILVTHPHPDHFGLAARFRDAGAEIVASPDAATIMADFPAQFERERAFFTDFFERCGMAASTADTVTDLPETFLQYGPSVTTDREIGDGDSLTVAETTVTGRAVRGHAEGELLFCYEHDGGRRALVGDHVLAEITPNPFLLPPAESGGERPRVLPAFNESLRQLRTADFDRFLPGHRGILDAPSQRVGEILDAHEERTENVRELVDGPTTPLDVMEGLFGDLPITEYFPGMSEAVGHLDVLEARGEVACRDRGGVLVYERPQ, from the coding sequence ATGTTCACTCGGCTCCCGGTTCCGACGCCGTTTCAGGTCGGACCAGTCAACGCGTATCTCACAGAGCGGACACTCGTCGACCCCGGACCCGATAGCGAGGAAGCGTGGTCACACCTGCTGGACGAACTCGACGAGCGTGGCCTCGTGCCGGCGGATATCGAACGCATCCTCGTGACCCACCCCCACCCCGACCACTTCGGGCTGGCGGCGCGGTTCCGGGATGCGGGGGCCGAAATCGTGGCCAGTCCCGACGCCGCGACCATCATGGCCGACTTCCCGGCACAGTTCGAGCGCGAACGTGCCTTCTTTACCGACTTCTTCGAGCGGTGTGGGATGGCGGCGTCCACCGCCGACACCGTTACTGACCTCCCGGAGACGTTCCTCCAGTACGGGCCGAGCGTCACCACCGACCGCGAAATCGGCGATGGAGACTCACTGACCGTCGCGGAGACGACGGTCACTGGGCGCGCAGTCCGGGGGCACGCCGAAGGGGAACTCCTCTTTTGCTACGAACACGACGGTGGACGGCGCGCACTCGTCGGTGACCACGTACTCGCCGAGATTACGCCCAACCCGTTCCTGCTCCCGCCCGCCGAATCGGGCGGCGAGCGACCCCGCGTCCTCCCGGCGTTCAACGAATCGCTCCGACAGTTACGGACGGCTGACTTCGACCGGTTCCTCCCGGGGCACCGCGGGATACTCGACGCGCCGAGCCAGCGGGTCGGGGAAATCCTCGACGCCCACGAGGAGCGAACCGAGAACGTCCGCGAACTGGTCGATGGGCCGACGACGCCACTCGACGTGATGGAAGGACTGTTCGGCGACCTGCCCATCACCGAGTACTTCCCCGGGATGAGCGAGGCCGTCGGTCACCTCGACGTGCTGGAGGCCCGCGGCGAGGTGGCGTGCCGGGACAGAGGTGGCGTCCTCGTCTACGAGCGGCCTCAGTAA
- a CDS encoding cob(I)yrinic acid a,c-diamide adenosyltransferase: protein MKIYTGRGDEGMTDLRNMDRVSKASPRIEAYGTVDELNALVGTVRPTGYDDIDDQLREVQNHLHVVQADFANPAPEDDDPRIQDEHVDEVESWIDDYDDELDPLERFILPSGSESGARLHQARAVCRRAERRAVAFASEEAGVNDAAIVYLNRLSDCLFTLARAVNKREGVPEESPTY, encoded by the coding sequence ATGAAAATCTACACTGGCCGCGGCGACGAGGGAATGACGGACCTGCGGAACATGGACCGCGTCTCGAAGGCGAGTCCCCGCATCGAAGCCTACGGTACGGTGGACGAACTGAACGCCCTCGTCGGCACGGTTCGGCCCACGGGCTACGACGACATCGACGACCAGTTGCGCGAAGTCCAGAACCACCTCCACGTCGTGCAGGCCGACTTCGCCAACCCCGCGCCCGAGGACGACGACCCCCGGATTCAGGACGAACACGTCGACGAAGTGGAGTCGTGGATAGACGACTACGACGACGAACTCGACCCGCTCGAACGCTTCATCCTCCCGAGTGGGTCCGAATCCGGTGCGCGACTCCACCAAGCGCGGGCGGTCTGTCGCCGCGCCGAACGACGCGCCGTCGCGTTCGCCTCCGAGGAGGCGGGCGTCAACGACGCCGCAATCGTCTACCTCAACCGGCTGTCGGACTGCCTGTTCACGCTCGCCCGCGCGGTGAACAAGCGTGAGGGCGTCCCCGAGGAGAGTCCAACTTACTGA
- a CDS encoding rhomboid family intramembrane serine protease produces the protein MALTRSPTLTTLSLFVVVLLLQSVASVGGVLAGLFVLSPPITANPWTLVTSVYAHAGVGHLLANAVALLLPGLLLERQTTAVRFHAFFVTAGALSGVAEVTVGSLVGTPTGVLGASGAVLAVIGYVVAGNRLTDAAVGGVAVSGRVKVAVFAVVAVAVTLATGAPGVALVAHFTGLFVGLLAGRAHLLRRE, from the coding sequence ATGGCACTCACCCGGAGTCCAACACTCACTACCCTCTCCCTGTTCGTCGTGGTCCTGTTGCTCCAGTCCGTCGCGAGCGTCGGGGGCGTGCTCGCGGGACTGTTCGTCCTCTCGCCCCCGATTACGGCCAATCCGTGGACACTCGTGACGAGCGTGTACGCACACGCCGGGGTGGGCCACCTGCTGGCGAACGCCGTCGCCCTCCTCCTGCCGGGACTCCTCCTCGAACGGCAGACGACGGCGGTCCGCTTCCACGCGTTCTTCGTGACGGCGGGGGCACTCTCGGGTGTCGCGGAGGTCACCGTCGGGAGTCTCGTCGGCACCCCGACCGGCGTCCTCGGGGCGAGTGGGGCCGTCCTCGCAGTCATCGGGTACGTCGTCGCGGGCAACCGCCTGACCGACGCGGCCGTCGGCGGCGTCGCCGTCTCCGGGCGAGTGAAGGTGGCCGTCTTCGCCGTCGTGGCCGTCGCAGTCACCCTCGCCACGGGCGCGCCCGGCGTGGCCCTCGTCGCCCACTTCACGGGCCTGTTCGTTGGCTTGCTCGCTGGCCGGGCGCACCTCCTCCGTCGTGAGTGA
- a CDS encoding DUF7838 family putative zinc beta-ribbon protein: protein MSLEREHECPTCGETKTFYRAASTELHLGEKVKWHCPDCDYGFVTIDGAVDTGVTA, encoded by the coding sequence ATGAGTCTCGAACGCGAACACGAGTGCCCGACGTGCGGAGAGACGAAGACGTTCTACCGGGCCGCCAGTACGGAGTTGCACCTCGGCGAGAAGGTCAAGTGGCACTGCCCGGACTGTGACTACGGGTTCGTCACCATCGACGGTGCCGTGGACACCGGCGTGACTGCGTGA